The following are encoded together in the Capsulimonas corticalis genome:
- the thrC gene encoding threonine synthase: MAKVLGLRCRECGQQYDKAPIHVCELCFGPLEVQYDFTAGPKITRELIEDGPLTMWRYKDLLPLDGEPTVGKHVGYTPLVKADNLAKALGLTGEVYVKNDSVSHPTLSFKDRVVAVALSKAREFGFDIVGCASTGNLANSVAAHAAEGGFESYIFIPHDLEQGKIVGTLIYGANVLSVQGNYDEVNRLCSEVAGKYGWGLANVNLRPFYGDGSKTFGYEIAEQLGWRTPQHVVCPSAGGSLVTKIYKAFQEFHKLGLIDEVQTKMYVAQATGCNPISTMVKEQTEIMKPVRPNTIAKSIAIGNPADGYYAAETCRKSGGWAEDVTDEEVVEGISLLAKTEGIFTETAGGVTVAVTRKLIEQGRIPKDESVVICITGNGMKTIDAVVGKIGQTIPISPSLASLEIALSERGLAAKPGRPLVTA; the protein is encoded by the coding sequence ATGGCGAAAGTTTTAGGTTTGCGCTGCCGCGAATGCGGGCAGCAGTACGATAAGGCTCCGATTCACGTCTGCGAGCTGTGCTTCGGGCCGCTGGAAGTCCAGTACGATTTCACCGCCGGTCCTAAGATCACCCGTGAGCTGATCGAGGACGGCCCGCTGACGATGTGGCGCTACAAGGATCTGCTGCCGCTCGACGGCGAACCCACGGTCGGCAAGCACGTCGGCTATACCCCCCTGGTCAAGGCGGACAATCTGGCGAAGGCGCTCGGTCTGACCGGCGAAGTCTACGTCAAGAACGATTCTGTCAGCCACCCAACCCTTTCCTTTAAGGACCGCGTTGTTGCGGTCGCGCTCTCCAAAGCGCGCGAGTTCGGATTCGATATCGTCGGCTGCGCCTCCACGGGGAACCTCGCGAACTCCGTCGCCGCCCACGCGGCCGAGGGAGGCTTCGAATCCTATATCTTTATTCCGCACGATCTGGAGCAGGGCAAGATCGTCGGCACCCTGATCTACGGCGCCAACGTCCTTTCCGTCCAGGGCAACTACGACGAAGTCAACCGCCTCTGCTCGGAAGTCGCCGGCAAGTATGGCTGGGGCCTGGCGAATGTGAACCTTCGCCCCTTCTATGGCGACGGCTCCAAGACCTTTGGCTATGAGATCGCCGAGCAGCTTGGCTGGCGCACCCCGCAGCATGTCGTCTGCCCATCGGCCGGCGGCTCGCTGGTCACCAAGATCTACAAGGCGTTCCAGGAGTTCCATAAGCTCGGTCTGATCGACGAAGTGCAGACGAAGATGTACGTCGCGCAGGCGACGGGCTGCAATCCGATCTCCACCATGGTCAAGGAACAGACGGAGATCATGAAGCCGGTGCGGCCGAACACGATCGCCAAGTCCATCGCGATCGGCAACCCGGCGGACGGCTACTACGCCGCCGAAACCTGCCGCAAGTCGGGGGGCTGGGCGGAAGACGTCACGGACGAAGAAGTGGTCGAGGGGATTTCGCTGCTGGCGAAGACCGAAGGCATCTTCACCGAGACCGCCGGCGGCGTCACCGTCGCCGTCACGCGCAAGCTGATCGAGCAGGGCCGCATTCCGAAGGACGAGAGCGTCGTGATCTGTATCACCGGAAACGGCATGAAGACGATCGACGCCGTCGTTGGCAAAATCGGTCAGACGATCCCGATTTCGCCTTCGCTGGCGTCGCTGGAGATTGCGCTGTCGGAGCGCGGACTGGCCGCGAAGCCGGGCCGTCCGCTCGTCACTGCTTAA
- a CDS encoding chlorite dismutase family protein has translation MANLAAEENAKLPRQFVNFAYYKLDPAYLLLDDETRKAGVAELTEVLKSWQSKILLYPYTTFGVRAETDFLLWRISYHLDDFEKMATEMRRTHLGKYLQTPYSFLAMTKTSIYVDDHVHEGQESVRNQIVIGGGKYLFVYPFVKTRPWYVLDKEERQRIMRQHIKFGHEFPSVKLNTTYSFGLDDQDFVVAFETDYPADFLDLVQGLRETESSLFTQRDTPIITCTQQEIGEMLAHISGI, from the coding sequence ATGGCAAATCTCGCCGCTGAGGAAAACGCGAAGCTGCCCCGGCAGTTCGTCAACTTCGCTTACTATAAACTGGATCCGGCCTATCTGCTGCTGGATGACGAGACGCGCAAGGCCGGCGTCGCGGAGCTAACGGAAGTCCTGAAGTCCTGGCAGAGCAAGATCCTGCTCTACCCGTACACCACGTTCGGCGTTCGCGCCGAAACGGACTTCCTGCTCTGGCGGATTTCGTATCATCTGGACGACTTCGAGAAGATGGCGACCGAGATGCGGCGCACGCATCTGGGCAAGTATCTTCAGACGCCGTACTCGTTCCTGGCGATGACCAAGACCAGCATCTATGTGGACGACCATGTCCATGAAGGGCAGGAAAGCGTCCGCAACCAGATCGTCATCGGCGGCGGCAAGTATCTCTTCGTCTACCCGTTCGTCAAGACCCGGCCATGGTATGTGCTGGACAAGGAAGAGCGCCAGCGCATCATGCGCCAGCATATCAAGTTCGGGCATGAGTTCCCGTCGGTCAAGCTGAACACCACATACTCGTTCGGCCTGGACGATCAGGACTTCGTGGTGGCGTTCGAGACCGACTATCCTGCGGACTTCCTGGATCTGGTGCAGGGCCTGCGCGAGACGGAATCCAGCCTGTTCACGCAGCGCGACACCCCGATCATCACCTGCACGCAGCAGGAGATCGGCGAGATGCTCGCGCATATCAGCGGCATTTAA
- a CDS encoding ubiquitin-like small modifier protein 1 encodes MAVSVLIPTPLRGLTADQDTVETQEGTIAELIQSLESEYPGIGNRLSSEDGVLRRFINIYVNGEDIRFLQGADTPVKNGDEVSIVPAIAGGKDC; translated from the coding sequence ATGGCAGTCAGCGTATTGATTCCCACACCGCTTCGGGGTTTGACGGCGGACCAGGACACTGTGGAGACGCAAGAGGGAACGATTGCGGAGCTTATCCAGTCTCTGGAGAGCGAGTATCCCGGCATTGGCAATCGTCTCAGTTCCGAAGACGGCGTGCTTCGCCGGTTCATCAACATCTATGTCAACGGCGAAGATATCCGGTTCCTTCAGGGCGCCGATACGCCGGTCAAGAACGGCGACGAAGTATCGATCGTACCGGCGATTGCCGGCGGGAAGGACTGTTAA
- a CDS encoding NIL domain-containing protein, whose translation MAVERFNLTFNSQMANMPIIYNIGQKFQVVTVIERANISEEAGWAQVAFNGTGEEIQRAIADLNTIGVFVSPLELAVVA comes from the coding sequence ATGGCTGTCGAGCGCTTCAATCTGACATTCAATTCGCAAATGGCGAACATGCCGATCATCTACAATATCGGTCAGAAGTTCCAGGTCGTCACGGTGATCGAACGCGCGAACATCTCTGAGGAAGCCGGCTGGGCGCAGGTCGCGTTCAACGGCACGGGCGAAGAGATTCAGCGCGCCATCGCGGACCTGAACACCATCGGCGTATTCGTTTCCCCTCTGGAGTTGGCGGTCGTCGCCTAA
- a CDS encoding pilus assembly PilX family protein translates to MSTLQPITLKRLASRRRGAALATSLVLIFAMSTLALGLVSLVGATIQMSQHRNDTTEAFNMADSGVDLAIAWLTQQASPPDDNALHPMTNFYGTNGTITAPFGQTGTTLTVRIDGDATNPTSTQKHYVIESQATMPSGASQTVRVYVQQASFGKYAYFTVNDGAGFWDFNNHFEGPFHSNDADGLQTTILWKSNNTANPMFTYTGDDAFSVSGNVTWWKNSIGVVSSPSSISDYKSIATSGQPSMTTGYKTDANGNFLLDSSGKKIPNSAQIPLPTTDYTQEYAAMGLPAPTPCTTAPAGTPTTAGATIVNSSGTVSGGIFLHGNSVVALSVNGSGNQVITVTQGTTIQTITVDPSNNQTKVDKSVSGVHTMTTLTGTPNGMVYSDGNITGLSGQIADNKVDSSGNITYRSQMTIATDIAASKDVTLTGSITYNTARNLSIAQASDTNFNQKAGVFGLLGHHISVASGAGPNLEYDGNIFATSTFDAANPSIPSSSSNGTMTSIGGVITQSSGIFAYANSDGSLASGYQEQYHYDTRLADHPPPFFPTTGNHYDVLSWQRVTGMLT, encoded by the coding sequence ATGTCTACTCTGCAACCCATCACGCTCAAAAGACTCGCCTCCCGGCGGCGCGGCGCGGCTCTTGCGACATCGTTGGTGCTGATCTTCGCCATGTCCACGCTGGCGCTGGGTCTGGTGTCCCTGGTCGGCGCGACCATTCAAATGTCGCAGCACCGCAACGACACCACGGAAGCGTTCAACATGGCGGATTCCGGCGTCGACCTCGCCATCGCCTGGCTCACGCAGCAGGCGAGCCCGCCGGACGACAACGCCCTGCACCCCATGACAAACTTCTACGGCACCAATGGAACGATCACGGCGCCGTTTGGACAGACCGGAACGACTCTGACGGTGAGGATCGATGGCGATGCGACCAATCCGACGAGCACGCAGAAACATTATGTGATCGAATCGCAGGCGACGATGCCCAGCGGCGCCTCACAGACCGTGCGTGTCTATGTGCAGCAGGCGAGCTTCGGGAAGTACGCATACTTCACGGTGAACGACGGCGCGGGATTTTGGGACTTTAACAACCATTTCGAAGGGCCGTTTCACTCCAATGATGCGGACGGTCTGCAAACCACCATCCTGTGGAAGTCCAATAACACGGCAAACCCCATGTTTACGTACACGGGCGACGATGCGTTTTCCGTCTCGGGCAATGTAACATGGTGGAAGAACAGCATCGGCGTGGTGTCGAGCCCCAGCTCGATCAGCGACTATAAAAGTATCGCCACGAGCGGGCAGCCGAGTATGACGACGGGATATAAAACGGACGCCAACGGCAACTTCCTGCTCGATAGCTCCGGCAAAAAAATCCCGAACTCGGCGCAAATCCCGCTTCCCACCACGGACTATACCCAGGAGTACGCCGCGATGGGCTTACCGGCGCCGACGCCCTGCACCACCGCGCCGGCGGGAACGCCGACAACGGCCGGCGCCACGATCGTCAACTCTTCGGGAACCGTCTCCGGCGGCATTTTCCTGCACGGCAACAGCGTGGTCGCCCTGAGCGTCAACGGCAGCGGCAACCAGGTCATCACCGTCACTCAGGGAACGACCATTCAGACGATCACGGTCGACCCAAGCAACAACCAGACGAAGGTCGACAAGAGCGTCAGCGGCGTCCACACCATGACCACGCTCACAGGCACGCCGAACGGCATGGTCTATTCCGACGGGAATATCACGGGACTGAGCGGCCAGATCGCGGACAACAAAGTCGATTCATCCGGCAACATCACCTATCGATCGCAAATGACGATCGCGACCGATATCGCCGCCTCCAAAGACGTCACGCTGACCGGTTCGATCACTTATAACACGGCGCGAAACCTGTCCATCGCGCAGGCGTCGGACACCAATTTCAACCAGAAAGCCGGCGTGTTCGGCCTCTTAGGCCACCATATCTCCGTAGCAAGCGGGGCGGGACCGAACCTGGAGTACGACGGGAATATCTTCGCGACGTCCACGTTCGACGCGGCGAACCCGTCGATCCCCTCCTCCAGCTCGAATGGAACCATGACATCCATCGGCGGCGTCATCACCCAATCGTCCGGTATCTTCGCCTACGCGAACTCCGACGGCTCGCTCGCCAGCGGCTATCAAGAACAGTACCATTACGATACCCGCCTCGCCGATCACCCGCCGCCGTTCTTCCCAACGACCGGAAACCACTACGACGTGCTCTCCTGGCAGCGCGTGACGGGAATGCTGACATAA
- a CDS encoding prepilin-type N-terminal cleavage/methylation domain-containing protein: MRFDTMRNGGLSKSRGFTLVEIMIGMGVFSLLMLGVMSLFITMLRLCASVNGASSSSLDAARGIQSVSDDLREARSFALMDGGTYGTTYDAVDSTGNYVAVTGIHIVMPAANSSTSVKLTSGGSAQALTGGTSLWDVKNDGVSLNYYRSNTNGTPNPNTGTCLWENGIDQGQAVNRAIIKSVAPLPNAVQFIQPYMPDGVTPIANEVKIKIVSSYYDPIHGYTSSDAANGNVTQLTGECVYLRDHNPFGVTSNGAHGRTQY; the protein is encoded by the coding sequence ATGAGATTTGACACCATGCGGAACGGCGGACTTTCCAAATCGCGCGGATTCACCCTCGTCGAGATCATGATCGGCATGGGGGTGTTCTCGCTGCTGATGCTGGGCGTCATGTCGCTGTTTATCACCATGCTCCGATTGTGCGCGAGCGTCAACGGTGCTTCTAGCTCCTCGCTGGACGCCGCCCGAGGCATCCAGTCCGTTTCGGATGATCTGCGCGAGGCGCGCTCATTCGCCCTCATGGACGGGGGAACTTACGGCACGACCTATGACGCCGTCGACAGTACGGGAAACTACGTGGCCGTCACGGGGATCCATATCGTCATGCCGGCGGCGAACTCGTCCACATCCGTGAAGCTGACCTCGGGAGGATCGGCGCAGGCGCTCACGGGCGGTACGAGCCTTTGGGACGTCAAAAACGACGGCGTCAGTCTGAACTACTACCGCTCCAACACTAACGGCACGCCCAACCCTAATACCGGCACGTGCCTCTGGGAGAACGGGATCGATCAAGGGCAAGCCGTCAATCGCGCGATTATCAAATCCGTCGCGCCCTTGCCCAACGCCGTCCAATTTATCCAGCCGTATATGCCGGACGGCGTGACGCCCATTGCGAATGAAGTGAAGATCAAAATCGTCAGCTCCTACTACGATCCCATCCATGGTTACACGTCGTCGGATGCGGCGAATGGGAATGTGACGCAGCTCACGGGCGAGTGCGTTTACCTGCGCGATCACAATCCATTCGGCGTCACATCCAACGGCGCTCATGGACGCACGCAGTACTAA
- a CDS encoding type IV pilus modification PilV family protein encodes MNHSRQKTWMRRNGGFTLVELAISLFVFGMMVLLFGATFPVATRAGHVGANYAQASLLAQQKIDQLRDLGFTGMNGSALYGRGVVDSATQNSDGSFSFTVVDDLIDNGNSVGYFPPGSTGKIWISQALTSTGSNAPTLAQAVQATVTIAWQGGSQSSGNFTTHTIIAAR; translated from the coding sequence ATGAATCACTCACGCCAGAAAACATGGATGCGACGAAACGGCGGCTTCACCCTCGTGGAGCTGGCGATCTCTCTGTTCGTTTTTGGAATGATGGTGCTGCTGTTTGGGGCGACTTTCCCGGTCGCCACGCGCGCCGGCCATGTCGGCGCCAACTACGCGCAGGCGTCCCTGCTGGCCCAGCAGAAGATCGATCAATTGCGCGATCTGGGCTTTACGGGAATGAACGGCTCGGCGCTGTACGGACGCGGCGTTGTCGACTCGGCGACGCAAAATTCGGACGGCTCGTTTTCGTTCACTGTTGTCGACGACCTGATCGACAACGGCAATTCCGTCGGGTATTTCCCGCCTGGCAGCACCGGCAAGATATGGATCAGCCAGGCGCTGACATCTACCGGCTCGAACGCGCCCACGCTCGCGCAGGCCGTTCAAGCCACGGTCACCATCGCATGGCAAGGCGGCAGCCAGAGCTCCGGAAACTTTACCACGCATACGATCATCGCGGCTCGATAG
- a CDS encoding protein O-mannosyl-transferase family, which translates to MIFPLKAHIQDRWVAAALFAMAFFVYLRTLCPTIYWGDCGELATAAYSLGVTHPTGYPVWCLLAKLWTLILPVGAPIWRLNVLSALFGALAIPCLYGFSRSVGASRVVAAAAAGMFAFSLTFWQQCLFCETYSLTAFYTSLLLFLAARWRTRGCQTRDLRMLALVYGFALTNHQTNTLFLPGFLAFILMTKPALLRLRDQETRRKWTSTIAMGLAPLLFYAYLPIRASAHPAANWGGVTSPFAFWFHVTGRQYSDAMFHSSLHDVMLQLSAWYFGLGRELTWAGATLALAGLIVLWSRRDHRPLAILLSWVILADVFYTVNYGIYNAYIYFIPCYISMSLAAGFAMTAAWDVIQRGVEPSKHVAFATLAAACALAITPFQAMRHWTLNDLSHNWTCYDYGRNLLATIPRGGVLIDFGRDTSDSAISYLQHVEGRRLDVTLVKRGMLAGIYDKVYHRWVCGWYLTQVTQGDRDMASIFPADSVTIRQATREEPLRRIITHCLAVNRPLYFLGAMDGPPIHLERDKTITVRDYLEKTASIAQIGLLLEIFPHDRRPAPPVLLAETKRVWRNYSLRGVYDGMYVTDDFLTNMALDYVNGEIARGRIAFLSGDWDEAEIAYRHVLRLFKSREAEDTLQRIAELRGQPMKTAMSAQASVN; encoded by the coding sequence ATGATTTTTCCTCTCAAAGCTCATATTCAGGACCGATGGGTCGCCGCCGCGCTGTTTGCGATGGCGTTTTTCGTGTATCTGCGCACACTTTGTCCAACAATCTATTGGGGCGATTGCGGAGAACTGGCGACCGCGGCGTATTCCCTCGGCGTCACCCACCCGACGGGATATCCCGTCTGGTGCCTGTTGGCGAAACTCTGGACACTCATCCTGCCCGTAGGCGCGCCGATTTGGCGATTGAATGTGCTGAGCGCCCTGTTTGGGGCTCTCGCGATTCCCTGTCTATACGGCTTCTCACGCTCCGTCGGAGCTTCCCGAGTCGTTGCGGCGGCCGCCGCCGGCATGTTCGCGTTTTCACTCACGTTCTGGCAGCAATGCTTATTTTGTGAGACTTACAGCCTGACGGCGTTCTACACGTCGCTCCTCTTATTCCTGGCGGCGCGCTGGCGAACGCGCGGATGTCAAACGAGAGATTTACGGATGCTGGCGCTCGTCTATGGATTCGCCCTCACCAATCACCAGACCAATACTTTGTTCCTTCCGGGTTTCCTCGCATTTATTTTGATGACTAAGCCGGCTCTGCTTCGACTGAGGGACCAAGAGACGCGGCGGAAATGGACGTCCACGATCGCCATGGGATTGGCTCCGCTGCTGTTTTACGCCTATCTTCCCATCCGGGCGTCGGCTCACCCCGCCGCGAACTGGGGAGGCGTCACCTCGCCGTTCGCATTCTGGTTTCATGTGACTGGCCGTCAGTATTCTGACGCCATGTTTCACTCCAGTCTCCACGATGTGATGCTTCAGCTGAGCGCCTGGTATTTCGGTCTTGGACGCGAACTGACGTGGGCCGGCGCCACGCTCGCCCTTGCCGGATTGATCGTCCTTTGGAGCCGCCGGGACCATCGCCCCCTGGCGATCCTGCTGTCATGGGTAATTTTGGCGGATGTCTTCTACACGGTTAATTACGGAATTTACAACGCCTATATCTACTTTATTCCGTGCTATATCAGCATGTCCCTGGCGGCGGGATTTGCGATGACGGCGGCCTGGGACGTTATCCAGCGCGGTGTCGAACCCAGCAAGCATGTCGCGTTCGCAACTCTCGCGGCTGCCTGCGCGCTGGCGATCACTCCGTTCCAGGCAATGCGGCACTGGACGCTCAACGACCTCAGCCATAACTGGACCTGCTATGACTACGGCCGCAATCTGCTCGCGACCATCCCGCGCGGCGGCGTTCTGATCGATTTTGGACGCGATACATCGGATTCCGCAATCTCGTATTTGCAGCATGTGGAAGGCCGCCGGCTGGATGTCACGCTCGTCAAGCGCGGCATGCTCGCCGGTATTTACGACAAAGTCTATCACCGCTGGGTATGCGGCTGGTACCTCACGCAAGTCACCCAAGGCGATCGAGATATGGCCTCGATCTTTCCGGCAGATTCGGTCACCATCCGACAGGCGACGCGCGAAGAGCCGCTGCGCCGCATTATCACCCATTGCCTCGCCGTGAATCGACCGCTCTACTTTTTGGGAGCGATGGACGGTCCTCCGATCCACCTGGAGCGGGACAAGACGATCACGGTGCGGGATTATCTGGAGAAAACGGCGTCCATCGCGCAGATCGGCCTGCTACTGGAGATTTTTCCTCACGATCGGCGTCCGGCGCCGCCCGTTCTGCTCGCCGAGACCAAGCGTGTCTGGAGAAACTATTCGCTTCGCGGCGTCTACGACGGCATGTATGTGACCGACGATTTCCTCACCAATATGGCTCTGGATTACGTGAATGGAGAGATCGCGCGCGGCCGAATCGCCTTTCTGAGCGGTGATTGGGACGAAGCCGAGATTGCGTACCGCCATGTGCTGCGCCTGTTCAAGAGCCGGGAAGCCGAAGATACGTTGCAGCGCATCGCCGAACTGCGCGGACAGCCGATGAAAACCGCGATGTCGGCGCAGGCGAGCGTCAATTAA
- a CDS encoding type II secretion system protein, with the protein MKMLHNKKTGFTLVEIMIVVLIIGILLAVAIPSFVQARESSRAKACIANLKQIDSAKQQWAMDTKAAATATPTSANLAPTYIKTYPTCPESGTYTLGDVSTSPTCSIGSNTTNTNWSHVLP; encoded by the coding sequence ATGAAAATGCTTCACAATAAGAAGACCGGCTTTACGCTGGTCGAGATCATGATCGTCGTTCTGATCATCGGCATTCTGCTGGCGGTTGCGATCCCCAGCTTCGTCCAGGCTCGGGAATCCTCTCGCGCCAAGGCGTGCATCGCCAACCTCAAGCAGATCGACAGCGCCAAGCAGCAGTGGGCCATGGACACCAAGGCCGCCGCCACCGCCACGCCCACCAGCGCCAACCTGGCCCCGACCTACATCAAGACTTACCCGACCTGTCCTGAATCGGGCACCTATACGCTGGGCGACGTTTCCACGAGCCCGACGTGCAGCATTGGTTCGAACACCACCAACACCAACTGGTCGCACGTTCTGCCGTAA
- a CDS encoding type II secretion system protein codes for MNVFRKKQTGFTLVEIMIVVLIIGILLAVAIPSFVQARESSRAKACIANLKQIDSAKQQWAMDTKAAATATPTSANLAPTYIKTYPSCPEAGTYTLGDVSTSPTCSIGSNTTNTNWSHVLP; via the coding sequence ATGAACGTGTTCCGCAAGAAGCAAACAGGCTTTACACTGGTCGAGATCATGATCGTCGTTCTGATCATCGGCATTCTGCTGGCGGTTGCGATCCCCAGCTTCGTCCAGGCTCGGGAATCCTCTCGCGCCAAGGCGTGCATCGCCAACCTCAAGCAGATCGACAGCGCCAAGCAGCAGTGGGCCATGGACACCAAGGCCGCCGCCACCGCCACGCCCACCAGCGCCAACCTGGCCCCGACCTACATCAAGACTTACCCGAGCTGCCCGGAAGCCGGCACCTATACGCTGGGCGACGTTTCCACGAGCCCGACGTGCAGCATCGGCTCGAACACCACCAACACCAACTGGTCGCACGTCCTGCCGTAA
- a CDS encoding ANTAR domain-containing response regulator gives MEHAKVVVADDDPITRMDLRVTLEELGLMVLGEAEDGRQAVDLVRSLRPDLAILDVMMPQMDGLEAARIIRSEDLAPVMLLTGYAEEDMVSKADSAGVLAYVRKPFRKEDLMPAIAITLGRYRERHNLEQEIESLKEKMESRKVVGRAKAILMERYNLTEREAFHRIQNKSQMLQKPPHEIAKAIITASELGV, from the coding sequence ATGGAACACGCAAAAGTTGTTGTTGCCGATGACGACCCAATCACACGTATGGATCTTCGGGTCACTCTGGAAGAACTCGGCTTAATGGTGCTGGGGGAGGCGGAGGACGGACGCCAGGCGGTGGATCTCGTGCGATCCCTGCGCCCCGATCTGGCGATCCTGGATGTCATGATGCCCCAGATGGACGGCCTGGAAGCCGCCCGCATCATTCGCTCGGAAGATCTGGCTCCGGTCATGCTTCTCACGGGATACGCCGAGGAAGACATGGTGAGCAAAGCCGACTCCGCCGGCGTGCTTGCTTATGTGCGCAAGCCGTTTCGCAAGGAAGACTTGATGCCGGCGATCGCCATTACCCTCGGACGGTATCGGGAGCGTCACAATCTCGAACAGGAAATTGAATCCCTCAAGGAAAAAATGGAATCCCGCAAGGTTGTCGGCCGCGCGAAGGCGATTTTGATGGAACGCTATAACCTTACGGAACGGGAAGCGTTTCACCGCATACAAAACAAGAGTCAAATGCTGCAAAAGCCGCCCCATGAGATCGCGAAGGCGATCATTACGGCGAGCGAGCTGGGCGTTTAG
- a CDS encoding outer membrane beta-barrel protein has product MRTNLIDLKKFSMAAAILLVGGASIAPSMAQTPPTAPPPAPGTTAPSPEQAPSGTATPTPAAPTPAPNYDIQYNGLVDGYFQYQFNNPKDATTLTGRTYDVRHLTPALALAELNVFKNAKPGGFGFKTTLIAGDTADINHGGLGVGGTGEGRFKNVQQAYGTYAFAGAGGGIDFGKFYTPFGYEVTESNANYNYSRSDVFALLPFYHFGVRAYTPSIHGLTLTGYVVSTLNDTATAGVQDNNKEPAYIVSLNYADPAGKYSIIESAGFGNDKPAGVTTKTVLSDTDFTYNISAATLVGLNYFYEKYNPDGDNNDQTNNGYAVYFKQTLTPKTAFALRYSGFEQKQDIPGQLIQDAAATTPATTTTFRPWEITATYEYKAAANFLTRYEYRHDHANQNVFEDSDGNTTKKEQDTFSVSGVFTF; this is encoded by the coding sequence TTGCGTACGAACCTTATCGATCTGAAGAAGTTCTCGATGGCCGCCGCGATTTTGCTGGTTGGCGGCGCGTCGATCGCCCCCTCGATGGCGCAGACCCCGCCGACCGCGCCCCCGCCGGCTCCCGGCACCACCGCGCCTTCCCCCGAGCAGGCTCCGTCCGGAACCGCCACGCCGACGCCCGCCGCGCCGACGCCCGCGCCGAACTACGATATCCAGTACAACGGTTTGGTGGACGGCTACTTCCAGTATCAGTTCAATAACCCGAAGGACGCCACGACGCTCACCGGACGCACGTACGACGTTCGCCACCTGACTCCCGCGCTCGCCCTTGCTGAGCTCAACGTGTTCAAGAACGCGAAACCGGGCGGCTTTGGCTTCAAGACGACCCTGATCGCCGGCGACACCGCCGACATCAACCATGGCGGCCTGGGCGTGGGCGGAACCGGCGAAGGCCGCTTCAAGAACGTGCAGCAGGCTTACGGCACCTACGCCTTTGCCGGCGCAGGCGGCGGAATCGATTTCGGCAAGTTCTACACGCCGTTCGGTTATGAGGTTACGGAGAGCAATGCGAACTATAACTATTCGCGCTCCGATGTCTTCGCCCTTCTGCCGTTCTACCACTTCGGTGTCCGCGCTTATACTCCGTCGATCCATGGCCTGACCTTGACCGGTTATGTTGTCAGCACGCTGAACGACACCGCGACCGCCGGCGTTCAGGACAACAACAAGGAGCCAGCGTACATCGTTTCGCTGAACTACGCCGACCCTGCCGGCAAGTACTCGATCATCGAATCGGCCGGCTTCGGAAACGACAAGCCCGCCGGCGTGACGACGAAAACCGTCCTGAGCGATACGGACTTCACGTATAATATCTCGGCCGCGACCCTGGTCGGCCTGAATTACTTCTACGAGAAGTACAATCCGGACGGCGACAACAACGATCAGACGAACAACGGCTATGCGGTTTACTTCAAGCAGACCCTGACTCCGAAGACCGCCTTCGCCCTTCGCTATTCCGGCTTCGAGCAGAAGCAGGACATTCCTGGTCAGCTTATTCAGGACGCTGCGGCGACAACGCCCGCGACGACCACGACGTTCCGCCCGTGGGAAATCACCGCGACCTACGAGTACAAGGCCGCCGCGAACTTCCTGACCCGGTACGAGTATCGGCACGATCACGCGAACCAGAATGTCTTCGAGGATAGCGACGGCAATACGACCAAAAAAGAGCAGGACACCTTCTCGGTCTCCGGCGTCTTCACGTTCTAA